One Hemitrygon akajei chromosome 11, sHemAka1.3, whole genome shotgun sequence DNA segment encodes these proteins:
- the LOC140735712 gene encoding small ribosomal subunit protein eS27, producing MPLAKDLLHPSPEEEKRKHKKKRLVQSPNSYFMDVKCPGCYKITTVFSHAQTVVLCVGCSTVLCQPTGGKARLTEGCSFRRKQH from the exons TTGGCAAAAGATTTGTTGCACCCGTCTCCTGAGGAGGAGAAGAGGAAGCACAAGAAGAAGCGTTTGGTGCAGAGCCCAAATTCCTATTTCATGGATGTCAAGTGCCCTG GCTGCTACAAAATCACCACTGTTTTCAGCCACGCCCAGACTGTAGTGTTGTGTGTGGGATGTTCGACTGTTCTCTGTCAGCCTACAGGAGGAAAAGCAAGGCTAACAGAAG GCTGTTCGTTCCGGAGAAAGCAACACTGA